From the Streptomyces sp. KMM 9044 genome, one window contains:
- a CDS encoding NAD(P)/FAD-dependent oxidoreductase: protein MANPDANTFDVVVVGGGPAGSSAAVTMARKGLSVLVLERAAFPRFHIGESMLTYTSAMLDKLGVTEKVKAEGFPVKTGAEFCHTGEGFHRVDFTDQGTGRALTTFQLERADFDVIMLDHAAECGATVVQEARVTKVDMEGDRVVGVTYTAQGTEHSVRARRVIDASGRAGLITKNVLRSRKYPQTTRTVAVFRHYTGVDEATNPGVEGDIQVGAHADGWLWAIPVRKDKLSVGTVVPASMLQSVESPDALFEEHVSRVPRIRQRIEGAEHDGTLVESEFTYYSDQVAGPGFFVVGDAGAFANPIFSAGVYLALVSGTHAGELTAGLLSGEREEESTVDEYQRFYKTGYDTYTRLIHGFYDHDYNLGKFLKSTGARVAPMWVARLLGGDFWSEKNPLGRHLRDLPDNSTFSPYEPMYGCPVYPGLDSTEPADTKLHEPLTTALD, encoded by the coding sequence GTGGCGAATCCGGATGCGAACACTTTCGATGTCGTCGTCGTGGGCGGTGGCCCCGCGGGGTCGTCCGCCGCGGTGACGATGGCCCGCAAAGGACTCTCCGTCCTCGTCCTGGAGCGTGCGGCGTTTCCTCGGTTCCACATCGGTGAGTCCATGCTCACCTACACGTCCGCGATGCTGGACAAGCTGGGCGTGACCGAGAAGGTGAAGGCCGAGGGCTTCCCGGTCAAGACGGGCGCGGAGTTCTGTCACACCGGCGAGGGTTTCCACCGGGTCGACTTCACCGACCAGGGCACGGGCCGCGCCCTGACCACCTTCCAGCTGGAGCGCGCCGACTTCGACGTGATCATGCTGGACCATGCCGCCGAGTGCGGGGCCACGGTCGTCCAGGAGGCGCGGGTCACCAAGGTCGACATGGAGGGCGACCGGGTCGTCGGCGTCACCTACACCGCCCAGGGCACCGAGCACAGCGTCCGGGCGCGCCGGGTCATCGACGCCAGCGGCCGCGCCGGCCTCATCACCAAGAACGTGCTGCGCAGCCGCAAGTACCCCCAGACCACCCGGACGGTCGCCGTCTTCCGCCACTACACCGGTGTCGACGAGGCGACCAACCCCGGTGTCGAGGGCGACATCCAGGTCGGCGCCCACGCGGACGGCTGGCTGTGGGCGATACCCGTGCGCAAGGACAAGCTCAGCGTCGGCACCGTGGTCCCCGCGAGCATGCTGCAGAGCGTCGAGTCGCCCGACGCCCTGTTCGAGGAGCACGTCAGCCGCGTCCCCCGCATCCGGCAGCGCATCGAGGGTGCCGAGCACGACGGGACCCTCGTCGAGAGCGAGTTCACGTACTACTCCGACCAGGTCGCGGGCCCCGGCTTCTTCGTCGTCGGCGACGCGGGCGCCTTCGCCAACCCGATCTTCTCCGCTGGCGTGTACCTCGCGCTCGTCTCCGGCACCCACGCCGGTGAGCTGACCGCCGGGCTGTTGAGCGGCGAGCGGGAGGAGGAGTCCACCGTCGACGAGTACCAGCGCTTTTACAAGACGGGCTACGACACCTACACCCGGCTGATTCACGGTTTCTACGACCATGACTACAACCTGGGCAAGTTCCTCAAGAGCACGGGTGCCCGCGTGGCCCCCATGTGGGTCGCCCGGCTCCTGGGCGGAGACTTCTGGAGCGAGAAGAACCCGCTCGGCCGTCACCTGCGCGACCTGCCCGACAACAGCACCTTCTCCCCGTACGAGCCGATGTACGGGTGCCCGGTCTACCCCGGGCTCGACTCCACCGAGCCGGCCGACACCAAGCTGCACGAGCCGCTGACCACGGCGCTCGACTGA
- the dnaN gene encoding DNA polymerase III subunit beta: protein MKFRVERDEIVEATAWAARSLASRPTVPILAGILLKADERLTLSGYDYEVSTRAEVDVEVIEPGTALVSGRLLAEIMRSMPPGVIELVGDATRVTLEGSGTRFTLQTLPVEDYPALPVVPGLAGTVAGDAFSAAVAHVALAASRDESVPILTGLHLEAKGDVLTLACTDRYRIAMRELKWNPVDPDVSLSAVIPAKAIAQTAKSMPSGAAISLSLSGNSESGGAETIGFEFQGRRATSRLIGAEFINYRQRLPREFATRAAVRTAPFMDAIKRVSLVANRNSPVRLSFQGSEVILEAATGDEAQAMASMDAHIDGEDIAIAFNPQFLLDALSAVETEVAVLNCQAPLKSAVLTGRTADGEDVADYQCVIMPVRMSY, encoded by the coding sequence ATGAAATTCCGAGTGGAGCGCGACGAGATTGTGGAGGCGACGGCGTGGGCGGCGCGCAGTCTGGCCTCCAGGCCGACAGTGCCGATCCTCGCCGGCATTCTGCTGAAGGCCGACGAGAGGCTGACGCTCTCCGGTTACGACTACGAGGTCTCCACCCGCGCCGAAGTCGACGTCGAGGTCATCGAGCCCGGCACCGCGCTGGTCTCCGGCCGTCTGCTGGCCGAGATCATGCGTAGCATGCCGCCGGGCGTCATCGAGCTGGTGGGCGACGCGACCAGGGTCACGTTGGAGGGGAGCGGCACCCGCTTCACCCTCCAGACGCTGCCCGTCGAGGACTACCCTGCCCTGCCGGTCGTACCGGGCCTGGCGGGTACGGTCGCCGGTGACGCCTTCAGCGCCGCGGTCGCGCACGTCGCCCTCGCCGCCTCGCGCGACGAGTCGGTCCCCATCCTCACCGGCCTCCACCTGGAGGCCAAGGGCGATGTGCTCACCCTGGCCTGCACCGACCGCTACCGCATCGCCATGCGGGAGCTGAAGTGGAACCCCGTCGATCCCGACGTGTCGCTCAGCGCCGTCATACCGGCCAAGGCGATCGCGCAGACCGCCAAGTCCATGCCGTCCGGGGCCGCCATCTCGCTCAGCCTCAGCGGGAACAGCGAGTCCGGCGGGGCCGAGACCATCGGATTCGAGTTCCAGGGCCGGCGGGCCACCTCGCGCCTCATCGGTGCCGAGTTCATCAACTACCGGCAGCGGCTGCCCCGCGAGTTCGCCACCCGCGCCGCCGTGCGCACCGCGCCGTTCATGGACGCCATCAAGCGGGTGTCGCTGGTGGCCAACCGGAACTCCCCGGTGCGGCTGAGCTTCCAGGGCAGTGAGGTGATCCTGGAGGCGGCGACCGGCGATGAGGCCCAGGCCATGGCGTCGATGGACGCGCACATCGACGGCGAGGACATCGCCATCGCCTTCAACCCGCAGTTCCTCCTCGACGCGCTCAGCGCCGTCGAGACCGAGGTGGCCGTGCTCAACTGCCAGGCCCCGCTGAAGTCGGCCGTGCTGACCGGGCGGACCGCCGACGGCGAGGACGTGGCGGACTACCAGTGCGTCATCATGCCAGTCCGGATGTCCTACTAG
- a CDS encoding tRNA-binding protein: protein MTSSQEPKPQSDPAHFFSIDIRVGRVVSVEPFPETRRPACKLRVDFGPSMGELSTSAQVTDYPADELKDRLVVGAVNLGRKRIAGFASEFLLLGSYDKDGRVLLLSPDPGAGPGDVVG, encoded by the coding sequence ATGACCAGCAGCCAGGAACCCAAGCCGCAGAGCGATCCGGCACACTTCTTCTCGATCGACATCCGGGTCGGCCGGGTCGTGTCGGTAGAACCCTTCCCGGAGACGCGCAGGCCCGCCTGCAAACTCCGCGTGGACTTCGGCCCGTCGATGGGGGAGCTGTCGACCAGCGCGCAGGTGACCGACTATCCGGCCGACGAGCTGAAGGACCGTCTGGTGGTGGGCGCCGTCAATCTCGGGAGAAAGCGCATCGCCGGATTCGCCAGCGAATTCCTGCTCCTGGGGTCGTACGACAAGGACGGGAGGGTCCTCCTGCTGTCTCCTGATCCAGGGGCCGGCCCCGGTGACGTCGTCGGTTGA
- a CDS encoding pyrroline-5-carboxylate reductase family protein, giving the protein MSQTSCILTDDRTPFTDDRVPLVAVLGAGHIGGTVVARLLAGGHPPSRLRATTRSRAHAAEIAAAYGIATGEDNAEAASGADILVLAVRPDQADAVLAQALRVAEPARYVVSFVAGFSLARLTSAAGPTPVHAFRVATNVAALEKSGVLAVSTAPSSPAESLEHVTAALRPLGTFVPLPESQQDTAASTLGSGAAFLALAAAGVREAASAAGVAPEHALLFTVEALECAAALLRQAGPASAEPWASLVTPGGLTAAGIDSLMSHGVSDHMAEAVRAAVDRARVVTPTPAEAT; this is encoded by the coding sequence ATGTCGCAGACTAGCTGCATACTTACGGATGATCGGACTCCGTTTACCGATGATCGGGTACCGCTTGTCGCGGTTCTCGGAGCGGGCCACATCGGCGGCACCGTGGTGGCCCGGCTTCTCGCCGGCGGACATCCCCCGTCCCGCCTCCGAGCCACGACCCGGTCCCGCGCTCACGCTGCGGAAATCGCCGCCGCATACGGGATCGCGACCGGCGAGGACAACGCCGAGGCGGCCTCGGGGGCGGACATCCTGGTCCTCGCTGTACGCCCGGACCAGGCCGACGCCGTCCTGGCCCAGGCGCTGCGGGTGGCGGAGCCGGCCCGATACGTCGTCTCCTTCGTGGCGGGCTTCTCACTGGCACGGCTGACGTCGGCCGCGGGCCCCACGCCGGTGCACGCGTTCCGTGTGGCCACCAACGTCGCGGCGCTGGAGAAGTCCGGGGTGCTGGCCGTCTCCACGGCGCCGTCCAGCCCCGCCGAGTCTCTGGAACACGTCACGGCCGCCCTGCGCCCTCTGGGCACCTTCGTGCCCCTTCCGGAGTCCCAGCAGGACACGGCCGCGTCGACCCTCGGCAGCGGGGCGGCGTTCCTCGCCCTCGCGGCCGCCGGCGTCCGCGAGGCGGCGAGCGCCGCCGGCGTCGCACCGGAGCACGCCCTGCTCTTCACGGTGGAGGCCCTCGAATGCGCCGCCGCCCTCCTCCGGCAGGCGGGCCCCGCGTCGGCCGAACCCTGGGCATCCCTGGTCACCCCCGGCGGGCTCACGGCCGCAGGCATCGACTCGCTGATGAGTCACGGCGTGTCGGACCACATGGCCGAGGCGGTGCGGGCGGCCGTGGACCGCGCCCGGGTCGTCACACCGACGCCGGCCGAAGCTACTTGA
- a CDS encoding NAD(P)/FAD-dependent oxidoreductase, whose product MYDVIVVGARCAGASTALLLARAGHRVLMVDRATFPRDTLSTLYIHQPGVARLAQWDVLDDIVATGAPALDRVTYRVADVELSGCSWPVAGQRAAYAPRRHHLDTILARAAVAAGAEFREGCTVEDVLFEDDRVVGVRCRTSGGAVMEERAALVVGADGMRSRVAEAVKAPFVAEDPLMTCAYYTYWEGVSDHFELHETPGRWIGVIPTNDGLTLVASYFPQAEFNRVRADVETAYLDAVRTTAPTLYDRMAGQERADKFYGSGDQRNFFRRAAGPGWALVGDAAHHKDSITAKGITDAFLQAEALAGAVGEDLREPARLEEALRTYAEGHEDLLVDGYQSTLFTAALTVRKDRLAMLRAVASKPEFTERYFAAVAGDCATEDLYTPDLLDLLY is encoded by the coding sequence GTGTATGACGTGATAGTGGTGGGCGCCCGATGCGCCGGCGCCTCGACGGCCCTTCTGCTCGCACGGGCGGGCCACCGTGTACTGATGGTCGACCGGGCCACGTTCCCCCGGGACACGCTGTCCACCCTCTACATCCATCAGCCAGGGGTCGCCCGGCTCGCCCAGTGGGATGTGCTGGACGACATCGTCGCGACGGGAGCCCCCGCGCTGGACCGGGTCACCTACCGGGTCGCCGACGTCGAACTCTCCGGCTGCTCCTGGCCGGTGGCCGGGCAGCGCGCCGCGTACGCCCCGCGGCGCCACCACCTCGACACGATCCTCGCGCGTGCTGCCGTCGCGGCGGGCGCGGAGTTCCGTGAGGGCTGCACCGTCGAGGACGTGCTCTTCGAGGACGACCGCGTGGTGGGCGTGCGCTGCCGCACCTCCGGTGGCGCGGTGATGGAGGAGCGCGCCGCGCTGGTGGTCGGCGCGGACGGCATGCGCTCCCGGGTGGCCGAGGCGGTCAAGGCGCCCTTCGTCGCCGAGGACCCGCTCATGACCTGCGCGTACTACACCTACTGGGAAGGCGTGTCCGACCACTTCGAGCTGCACGAGACGCCCGGCCGCTGGATCGGCGTGATCCCGACGAACGACGGACTGACCCTGGTCGCCTCGTACTTCCCGCAGGCCGAGTTCAACCGGGTCCGGGCGGATGTCGAGACGGCCTACCTGGACGCCGTACGGACCACGGCCCCCACGCTGTACGACCGGATGGCGGGCCAGGAGCGGGCGGACAAGTTCTACGGCAGCGGAGACCAGCGGAACTTCTTCCGCAGGGCAGCGGGCCCCGGCTGGGCCCTGGTGGGGGACGCCGCCCACCACAAGGACTCCATCACCGCGAAGGGCATCACCGACGCCTTCCTCCAGGCCGAGGCACTCGCCGGGGCGGTAGGGGAGGACCTGCGCGAACCGGCGCGGCTGGAGGAGGCCCTGCGGACCTACGCGGAAGGCCATGAGGACCTGCTCGTCGACGGTTACCAGAGCACGCTGTTCACCGCGGCGCTGACCGTGCGCAAGGACCGGCTGGCCATGCTCCGGGCGGTGGCGAGCAAGCCGGAGTTCACCGAGCGCTACTTCGCCGCCGTGGCCGGGGACTGCGCGACGGAGGATCTGTACACGCCCGATCTGCTGGACCTCCTCTACTGA
- a CDS encoding sugar O-acetyltransferase: MTTYREKMTAGDLFVYGDEQLADDRLRAALLVERYNATSVGDSGGRRKILEELLGSVGEDIEVRSPFHCLYGRNISLSDKVFVNFGGVFLDTAPIRIGARTLIGPNVQLLTATHPLEPGLRRQGYEFGEEIVIGGNVWIGGGAIVCPGVTIGDDAVVGAGSVVTRDVPPGVLVRGNPARVVGPLPLGDDSDAWTRRPARDDDATP, encoded by the coding sequence GTGACGACGTACCGGGAAAAGATGACCGCGGGTGACCTCTTCGTATATGGCGACGAACAGCTGGCGGACGACCGCCTTCGCGCGGCGCTTCTCGTCGAGCGGTACAACGCGACCAGTGTCGGTGACTCGGGCGGACGCCGGAAGATTCTCGAGGAACTCCTCGGCTCCGTGGGCGAGGACATCGAGGTGCGTTCTCCGTTCCACTGCCTGTACGGCCGCAACATCTCCCTCTCCGACAAAGTGTTCGTTAATTTCGGGGGCGTGTTCCTGGACACGGCCCCCATCCGGATAGGCGCCCGGACCCTGATCGGCCCGAACGTCCAGCTGCTCACCGCGACCCACCCGCTCGAACCCGGACTGCGCCGGCAGGGGTACGAGTTCGGCGAGGAGATCGTCATCGGCGGCAACGTCTGGATCGGCGGCGGTGCCATCGTCTGCCCCGGCGTGACCATCGGCGACGACGCGGTGGTGGGAGCCGGCAGCGTGGTCACCCGGGACGTGCCGCCCGGTGTCCTTGTGCGCGGGAACCCCGCCCGGGTCGTCGGCCCGTTGCCGTTGGGGGACGATTCCGACGCCTGGACCCGGCGGCCGGCGCGCGACGACGACGCCACCCCGTAG